The following proteins are co-located in the Nonlabens ponticola genome:
- the metK gene encoding methionine adenosyltransferase, with protein sequence MPYLFTSESVSEGHPDKVADQISDALLDNFLAFDPESKVACETLVTTGQVVLAGEVKSDTYLDVQNIAREIINEIGYTKGEYQFSGDSCGVISLIHEQSQDINQGVDRESKEEQGAGDQGMMFGYATSETDNYMPLALDISHKILIELAKLRRENDAITYLRPDAKSQVTIEYSDDNLPQRIDAIVISTQHDPFNEDDDAMLAQIKKDLVEILIPRVKDQLPEYAQNLFNDEITYHINPTGKFVIGGPHGDTGLTGRKIIVDTYGGKGAHGGGAFSGKDPSKVDRSAAYAARHVAKNLVAAGLASEVLVQVSYAIGVVEPTSILVDTYGTSTVDMTDGEISKHVAELFDMRPAAIEKRLKLRNPIYRDTAAYGHMGREPRTMTKVFESPYNGKVTKEVELFTWEKLDFVEKVKERFSI encoded by the coding sequence ATGCCATATCTTTTTACATCAGAGTCTGTAAGTGAAGGTCACCCAGACAAAGTAGCCGACCAAATAAGTGACGCGCTGCTCGATAATTTTCTAGCTTTTGATCCAGAATCCAAGGTCGCGTGTGAGACGCTAGTAACAACTGGACAAGTCGTCCTTGCTGGTGAAGTGAAATCGGACACTTATCTAGACGTCCAAAACATAGCCCGTGAAATCATCAACGAGATAGGATATACTAAAGGTGAATACCAGTTTTCTGGTGATTCTTGCGGTGTTATTTCTTTGATTCACGAGCAGTCGCAAGACATCAATCAAGGTGTTGATCGCGAGAGTAAAGAAGAGCAAGGCGCTGGTGATCAAGGAATGATGTTTGGCTATGCGACTAGCGAGACCGATAATTACATGCCGCTGGCACTTGATATTTCTCATAAGATATTGATTGAGCTGGCAAAACTGCGTCGTGAGAATGATGCCATCACTTATTTGCGTCCAGATGCAAAATCCCAAGTTACCATTGAATACAGTGATGATAACCTACCGCAGCGAATTGATGCGATTGTTATCTCAACACAGCACGATCCATTTAATGAGGATGATGATGCGATGCTGGCGCAGATTAAAAAGGATTTGGTGGAGATACTTATCCCAAGAGTAAAAGATCAACTACCAGAATATGCGCAGAACTTGTTTAACGATGAGATTACCTACCACATCAATCCTACGGGCAAGTTTGTAATTGGTGGACCTCACGGCGACACTGGTCTAACTGGTCGCAAGATTATTGTTGACACTTACGGTGGTAAAGGAGCGCACGGTGGTGGCGCTTTTTCAGGAAAAGACCCATCTAAGGTGGATCGCAGCGCAGCTTATGCGGCGAGACACGTTGCGAAGAATCTTGTTGCTGCTGGACTGGCCAGCGAAGTACTCGTGCAAGTATCCTATGCCATTGGCGTTGTAGAACCTACATCGATTCTTGTAGATACCTATGGAACTTCTACTGTTGATATGACTGATGGTGAGATCTCAAAGCACGTCGCAGAACTGTTTGACATGCGTCCAGCCGCCATTGAGAAAAGATTAAAACTGCGCAATCCTATCTATAGAGATACAGCCGCCTATGGTCACATGGGTCGCGAGCCACGTACCATGACTAAGGTTTTTGAATCGCCATACAATGGTAAGGTGACCAAAGAGGTGGAATTGTTCACATGGGAAAAGTTAGACTTTGTAGAAAAGGTCAAGGAACGATTCTCAATCTAG
- a CDS encoding tail fiber domain-containing protein, giving the protein MNNALRYIIFSLLFSTTGLFAQVGIGTIDPNSASMLDVHSVDGNKGIMIPRIDIPDLDSQNPIEGTIEESLLVYNTNGITGTGYHYWNGTGWSRLTTSRDNAAQTGANNDWSRNGNAGTTPGADTNNYIGTSDNAGLSIATNAIERIRVAANGNIGIGTGVTNPNRALVLKTEAGSDGISLDFASFDFNMINNGSFFDMQHTDINGTISMAFGNSRRLYFEESNLLPRIDAANNFSSTDGVYDIGRSDRHFRRVYTKGVHSNDPGADGGLRINIGPSGGSEVDYHLTDFAFFPIQNTKDLGRSDRPWRTLYFQNATQVSDRRKKENINDLSLGLETILKLKTYSYNYKTDASEREQYGFMAQDLLEDLPEVVHTGNDDEQTLSVDYTALIPILVNAIKEQQKRIEALEARP; this is encoded by the coding sequence ATGAATAATGCTTTACGCTATATTATTTTCTCTCTCCTTTTTTCAACAACCGGACTGTTTGCTCAAGTGGGCATAGGTACCATTGATCCTAATAGTGCCAGTATGCTGGATGTGCATTCCGTTGATGGAAATAAGGGAATCATGATTCCTAGAATAGATATTCCCGATCTTGATAGTCAAAATCCAATAGAAGGAACCATTGAAGAAAGTCTATTAGTTTACAATACTAATGGCATTACAGGAACTGGTTATCATTATTGGAATGGTACAGGCTGGAGCAGATTGACCACAAGTAGGGACAACGCGGCACAAACAGGAGCAAACAATGATTGGTCAAGAAATGGGAACGCAGGTACAACGCCTGGCGCTGATACTAATAATTACATTGGAACCAGTGACAATGCAGGCCTTTCAATTGCAACTAACGCAATTGAAAGAATACGAGTAGCAGCAAATGGAAATATAGGGATAGGTACTGGTGTAACAAATCCTAATAGAGCGCTGGTTCTTAAAACGGAAGCTGGAAGTGATGGTATAAGTTTGGATTTTGCCTCCTTTGATTTCAACATGATAAACAATGGCAGCTTCTTTGATATGCAACATACTGACATAAATGGTACAATAAGCATGGCCTTTGGTAATTCAAGACGACTATATTTTGAAGAAAGCAATTTGTTACCACGCATAGATGCCGCAAATAACTTCTCTTCTACAGATGGTGTTTATGATATTGGTAGGTCTGATAGACATTTCCGTCGTGTGTACACTAAAGGTGTTCACTCCAATGACCCTGGTGCAGATGGTGGCCTGAGAATCAACATAGGACCTTCTGGTGGATCAGAAGTTGATTATCACTTAACTGATTTTGCCTTTTTCCCCATTCAAAACACTAAAGATTTAGGTAGATCAGACAGACCGTGGAGAACTCTTTACTTTCAGAACGCAACTCAGGTAAGTGATAGACGTAAAAAAGAAAACATTAATGATCTATCACTTGGTCTTGAAACGATTCTCAAGCTTAAGACTTACAGTTACAATTATAAAACTGATGCCAGCGAGCGCGAGCAATACGGATTCATGGCGCAAGACTTGTTAGAAGACCTTCCTGAGGTAGTTCATACGGGTAATGACGATGAGCAAACACTATCAGTCGATTATACCGCTCTCATCCCTATACTGGTTAATGCGATTAAAGAACAACAGAAAAGGATTGAAGCTCTTGAAGCCAGACCATAG
- a CDS encoding O-acetylhomoserine aminocarboxypropyltransferase/cysteine synthase family protein produces MSTSNFATQSLHTGHDFKNNGGTRAVPLYQSTSYVFNNSDHAANLFSLAEPGFIYTRINNPTVDVLEQRLTALEGGLAAVATASGTSAISTTLLTLLRAGDHIVASNSLYGGTYNLLSVTLPRLGITTTFVNPNDDDAFAKAVQENTRAIFVESLGNPKLDVLDLKKISVQAKDAKVPLIVDNTVATPYLLNPIEHGANIVIHSLTKYINGNGTALGGIIIDAGTFDWTNGKFPEFTEPSPGYHGLVYSEALEAAAFIAKVRIEGLRDLGGAISPFNAWQIIQGLETLQLRIEKHSQSALELAKWLQTQEQVEWVNYPGLESSDYYDLAKKYLPKGQSGIVTFGVKGGYESAKKVVDSAQVFSLLANIGDTKSLIIHPASTTHQQLKDEDQLSTGVTKDLIRLSVGLEDIEDLKQDLVNAFAAIKSGVTA; encoded by the coding sequence ATGTCAACTTCAAATTTTGCAACCCAGTCATTACACACAGGTCATGACTTCAAAAACAACGGTGGTACAAGAGCAGTGCCGCTCTATCAATCCACTAGCTATGTGTTCAACAACAGCGATCACGCAGCAAATCTGTTCTCGCTCGCCGAGCCTGGTTTTATCTACACCAGGATCAATAACCCAACGGTAGATGTGCTGGAACAGCGACTCACCGCTCTAGAAGGTGGTCTTGCAGCCGTGGCAACCGCCTCGGGAACCAGCGCCATTTCAACAACGCTACTTACCTTATTGCGTGCTGGCGATCATATCGTCGCTAGTAATTCGCTCTATGGCGGTACTTATAACTTGCTTTCGGTGACACTTCCTAGATTGGGTATCACGACCACATTTGTCAATCCTAATGATGATGACGCTTTCGCGAAAGCGGTACAAGAAAACACCAGAGCCATATTTGTAGAGTCTCTAGGTAATCCCAAACTTGATGTGTTAGATCTCAAAAAAATCAGTGTACAAGCCAAAGATGCCAAAGTGCCATTGATCGTAGATAATACAGTCGCCACACCTTACTTACTCAATCCTATTGAGCACGGCGCAAACATCGTCATTCATTCATTGACCAAGTATATCAACGGTAACGGTACAGCTCTAGGCGGCATCATCATCGACGCAGGAACCTTTGATTGGACAAACGGCAAATTCCCAGAATTTACAGAGCCATCGCCAGGATACCATGGTCTGGTTTACAGCGAAGCGCTGGAAGCTGCTGCCTTTATTGCCAAAGTGCGAATAGAAGGCCTGCGTGATCTAGGTGGTGCGATATCACCGTTCAATGCATGGCAAATCATTCAAGGTTTAGAAACCCTACAATTGCGTATTGAAAAGCACAGTCAAAGCGCACTGGAATTAGCTAAATGGCTACAAACTCAAGAACAAGTAGAATGGGTCAACTATCCAGGATTAGAGTCCAGCGATTACTACGATCTGGCAAAAAAATATCTGCCTAAAGGACAAAGTGGTATCGTTACTTTTGGAGTAAAAGGTGGTTATGAAAGTGCCAAAAAAGTAGTCGACAGCGCTCAGGTATTCTCTTTGCTAGCCAACATAGGCGATACAAAATCCTTGATCATTCACCCAGCAAGCACCACGCACCAGCAGCTTAAGGACGAAGATCAGCTTAGTACTGGTGTGACAAAGGATTTGATCAGACTATCCGTTGGTCTTGAAGATATAGAGGATTTGAAACAAGATCTCGTCAACGCATTTGCAGCCATCAAATCTGGAGTTACCGCCTAG
- a CDS encoding alpha/beta fold hydrolase, whose product MSVNLETYQIPDFESISGIKQDVHLTYRIYGCALHSAPIILVNHALTGNSDLESWWFEMVGPDKPLDTNRFTLLTIDLPGNGHDRDVDHLVYNYKDWNLGDVARAFVRLFEHLGIRQFHLGIGGSIGGALLWELLAIEPSLFKTIVPIAADWKATDWLIACCYVQEQILSTSSAPLETARKHAMTFYRSPQSLKHKFQRAQVNDQFKVNAWLDHHGKILKSRFTLPAYRLVNHLLQSTDAARSHKSIDEVVGNTETQVHLVAIDSDGFFVPQEDRDTHQRFRDTGKVHYYEIKSLHGHDAFLIEHDQVSHIINQILATVVVENPVV is encoded by the coding sequence ATGTCAGTAAATCTTGAGACATATCAAATTCCAGATTTTGAATCGATCTCTGGTATCAAACAGGACGTCCATCTTACCTATAGAATATACGGGTGCGCGCTACACAGCGCACCCATAATTCTGGTCAATCACGCGCTCACAGGTAATTCTGATCTGGAAAGCTGGTGGTTTGAGATGGTAGGACCTGACAAACCGCTAGATACCAATCGCTTCACTTTACTAACAATTGATTTGCCTGGTAATGGTCATGATCGCGATGTAGATCATCTGGTTTACAATTACAAAGACTGGAACTTAGGCGATGTGGCGAGAGCATTTGTACGATTGTTTGAGCATCTTGGGATTCGGCAATTTCACTTAGGAATAGGCGGCAGCATAGGTGGCGCATTGCTTTGGGAACTGCTAGCTATCGAGCCTAGTTTATTTAAGACTATCGTGCCTATCGCGGCAGACTGGAAAGCTACCGACTGGTTGATCGCCTGTTGCTATGTGCAAGAGCAAATCTTGTCAACATCCAGCGCACCACTTGAGACGGCAAGAAAGCATGCCATGACTTTTTATAGATCGCCGCAAAGTTTAAAGCACAAATTTCAGCGAGCTCAAGTCAATGATCAGTTTAAAGTGAATGCCTGGTTAGATCATCACGGTAAAATTTTGAAATCCAGATTTACACTACCAGCATACAGGCTGGTCAATCATTTGTTGCAAAGCACGGATGCGGCGAGGTCACATAAAAGTATTGATGAAGTTGTAGGCAATACAGAAACCCAAGTTCATCTAGTTGCGATTGACAGTGATGGATTCTTTGTTCCTCAAGAAGATAGAGATACGCATCAACGATTTAGAGATACAGGAAAAGTGCATTATTATGAAATCAAAAGTTTGCACGGTCATGATGCATTCTTGATTGAGCACGATCAGGTCTCGCACATTATTAATCAAATTCTAGCTACCGTGGTAGTAGAAAATCCAGTCGTATAA